GGCGTCTCCGCACCGACTGATTCGGTGATGGAGGCCATGAAGCAGGGCGGGCAGCGGTATGTGGAGATCGCGGATCTGGTGGACAAATCGGGCGATTACATCGCCCGCCTGCTCGGCTCCGAAGGAGCCGTTGTCGTGAACTCAGCCTCCAGCGGCATTGCGCTGTCGGTGGCGGCGATTGTAACCGCCGGAGATCCCCGCCTCAGTCTGCGCCTGCACCAGGAGCCGGTGCTGAAGAATGAGATTATTATGCTGAAGGGCCATAATGTACAGTATGGAGCACCGGTGGAGACGATGGTCTTCCTCGGCGGCGGCCGGGTGATCGAGGTTGGGTATGCCAACGAAGGCCGCGCAGAGCACATTGAACAAGCCATCGGGGAACATACCGCAGCGATTCTCTATGTGAAATCCCACCACGCCGTCCAGAAGAATATGATCTCGGTGGAGGAAGCCTGGGAGGTTGCACAGCGCAGGGGCGTGCCGATGATTGTCGACGCCGCTGCGGAAGAGGACCTGCGCAAATATGTCCAGTATTCCGATCTGGCCATCTACAGCGGCTCGAAGGCGGTGGAAGGTCCTACTTCGGGCATTGTAGCGGGCAAGCAGAAGTACATCGGGTGGCTGAAGGTGCAGCAGCACGGAATCGGCCGCAGCATGAAGGTCGGCAAAGAGACGACCTTCGGACTGCTTCAGGCCTTGGATGAATATCAGGACAAGGCGGACAACAGCCAGCAGGAGAAGCAGGCGCTGGAAGCACTTCAGCCGCTCGCAGGTCTTCCCGGAGTATCGGTCCGCACCGTGCAGGATGAAGCGGGCCGGGCGATTTACCGGGGACGCATCCAGATTGATGCCGCTGCTGCGGGCGTGAATGCGCGAGAGGTCAATGACCGCCTGCGGGAAGGCAATATTGCCGTGTATACGCGGGACTATGGCGTGAAGCAAGGATATTTCGATATCGATCCGAGATCGCTGCAGGGCGATGATCTACAGGTTATCGTCAGCAGAATTCATGAGATTATAGGGGGCAGATCATAATGAGCAAAATTCAGGAGCGTTTCTATAAGAACAGAGCGGCACTGAATGTACTGTCCGGCAGCATCGCGAACGCCAAGGACATCTACGAGGCTGCCGACGGGCATGTGCTGGTAGGCGTACTCTCCAAAAATTACGCCAACGCCCAGGAAGCGTCCGCCGCTATGACGGAGTACGGACAGGCGATCCAGGATGCCGTATCCATCGGGCTTGGTGCCGGGGACAACCGCCAGGCGGCGGTGGTCGCAGAGATTGCTGCAAGCTACGCGGGCAGCCATATCAACCAGGTCTTTCCGGCTGTAGGCGCAACCCGTGCTAATCTGGGAGCGAAGGACAGCTGGATTAACAGCCTGGTCTCCCCCTGCGGACAGCCTGGCTATGTCAATATATCCACCGGCCCGGTCAGCTCGGGCAATGCCCAGCGGGCTATTGTTCCGGTGCACGCCGCCATCGCTCTGGTCCGGGACATGGGCGGCAATGCGCTCAAATATTATCCGATGAAGGGGCTGGAGCTGGAAGAAGAGTACCGTGCGGTAGCCAAGGCCTGCGGAGAAGAAGGCTTTGCCCTGGAGCCTACGGGCGGCATCGATCTGGATAACTTCGCGCCCATTCTGGAGATTGCGCTTCAGGCGGGGGTGCCGCAGGTGATCCCGCATGTCTATTCCTCCATCATTGATTCCGAGACGGGAAGCACAAGGGTGCAGGATGTCCGCACGCTGCTCAGCACGATGAAATTGCTGGTGGACCGGTATGTCTAGAATCGCTGCCTTTGGCGAAGTGATGATGCGGCTACAGGTTCCGGGGGTGGAGACACTGGCCCAGAGCAGCAGGCTGGAGTACTCTTTTTCGGGGAGCGGGGTAAATGTAACGGCAGCGCTGGCCAGATATGGTCATAACGGAGCACTGATCACGACCTTGCCGGAGACTCCGGTGGGGGAAGCCGCCATCGCTTATCTGCGCAAGCTTGGGGTAGATACGTCACTGATCCGCCGGGGCGGCAGGCACCTCGGGATGTACTTCCTGGAGAACGGGTTCGGGGCCCGTCCCGGAAGAGTCACGTATACCGACCGGCTGGGCAGCAGCTTCAATACCGCAGTGGCGGATCAGTATGATATGGCGGCGCTGGCTTCCCGGGTGGACGTCCTGCATCTATGCGGCATTACGCTGGCTATGAATGACGGGGTGCGCGGGCAGATGAAGCAGCTTGCGGCAGAGGTGAAGCACGCCGGGGGCAGGGTGGTATTCGACTGCAACTACCGTCCGGCGTTATGGGGCGAGGAGGGGTATGCCAAGGCCCGCCCGCATTACGAAGAGCTGCTTACGCTTGCCGATCTGGTGCTGATGAACGAGAAGGATGCGCTGTACATTCTTGGCACGGAAGCGGCAGGTTATGATAGAATAACACAGTTGAAGCAAGCGGTTCCCGCTGTAGCGGAGCGCTTCGGAATCAGGGCGGCTGCGGGCACGCACCGTGAGATTAACGCGGACAATACACATTCCCTGACCGGCTACATTTACCGTCAAGGTGCGTTCGCGTTCTCCCCCAAGCTGACCTTCCCGGTGTATGACCGGATCGGTGCCGGGGATGCTTTTGCCAGCGCCGTTATTCATGGTGAATTGCAGGATTATCCGCAGCAGCAGACGGTGGATATGGCAGCAGCCGCAGCGATGCTGGCCCACACCATCCCGGGCGATACAGCGTTGTTCACCGAGAGTGAGGTGCTCCGGGCGCTGGATGGCCATACCTCAGATGTTGAAAGGTAGTGAACGTAAGGTGTCACTGAAACGCAAGCAAGGCCCCTTATACCAGCAGATCCAGAAGATCCTCAAGGACCGGATTCTGCACGGGGTATATCCGCTCGGCAGCATTATCCCCTCCGAGCCGCAGCTGGAGAAAGAGTTCGGTGTCAGCAAAATGACGGTCCGCGGCGCGGTTCAGGAACTGGCCCAGGAAGGTTATGTGCAGAAGAAGAGCGGCGTCGGAACCATTGTCATGCGCAATACCGCCTACCAGAAGCTCTCCAAGGGCAAGCGGTTCACAGAACTGCTGGTCGAAGCGGGCCATAAGCTGGAAAAGAAGCTGCTCGCATCCCAGCGCCTCGCGAATGAAGCAGGATCAGAGGAATACAGCCGTTACGGGCCGTATTGCCAGCGGATCGAACGCCTGTATATTCTGGATGGCCAGCCCTATATCCATCTGGTGCATTTTCTGACGGCAGCCGCTCTGCCCGGCGGGGGAACAGCAGAGATGGGGGCAGACATCCAGTCCCTGTACGACTCGCTGGAGGAGAACGACATTGTGCTGGAGAACTTCAGGGACCGCTTCTTCGTGGAGCCGGCGCCGCCTGAGGTATGCCTGCTGCTGAACCTCCCTCCCGGTGCGTATGTACTCAAGCGCCTGCGCAACTCCTATGATGCGGAAGGCCGGCTGATCGAACACAGTATCGGCTGCTATAATACGGAGCTGCATCATTATCTGGTCAGCTACGACACTTGAGGCTCGTCACTCTCATTACAATGCTACGGTTGCACACAAGCT
The window above is part of the Paenibacillus sp. FSL H8-0048 genome. Proteins encoded here:
- a CDS encoding DgaE family pyridoxal phosphate-dependent ammonia lyase; the protein is MDHSLQAKYGLKRVINASGRMSILGVSAPTDSVMEAMKQGGQRYVEIADLVDKSGDYIARLLGSEGAVVVNSASSGIALSVAAIVTAGDPRLSLRLHQEPVLKNEIIMLKGHNVQYGAPVETMVFLGGGRVIEVGYANEGRAEHIEQAIGEHTAAILYVKSHHAVQKNMISVEEAWEVAQRRGVPMIVDAAAEEDLRKYVQYSDLAIYSGSKAVEGPTSGIVAGKQKYIGWLKVQQHGIGRSMKVGKETTFGLLQALDEYQDKADNSQQEKQALEALQPLAGLPGVSVRTVQDEAGRAIYRGRIQIDAAAAGVNAREVNDRLREGNIAVYTRDYGVKQGYFDIDPRSLQGDDLQVIVSRIHEIIGGRS
- the dagF gene encoding 2-dehydro-3-deoxy-phosphogluconate aldolase; the protein is MSKIQERFYKNRAALNVLSGSIANAKDIYEAADGHVLVGVLSKNYANAQEASAAMTEYGQAIQDAVSIGLGAGDNRQAAVVAEIAASYAGSHINQVFPAVGATRANLGAKDSWINSLVSPCGQPGYVNISTGPVSSGNAQRAIVPVHAAIALVRDMGGNALKYYPMKGLELEEEYRAVAKACGEEGFALEPTGGIDLDNFAPILEIALQAGVPQVIPHVYSSIIDSETGSTRVQDVRTLLSTMKLLVDRYV
- a CDS encoding sugar kinase, coding for MSRIAAFGEVMMRLQVPGVETLAQSSRLEYSFSGSGVNVTAALARYGHNGALITTLPETPVGEAAIAYLRKLGVDTSLIRRGGRHLGMYFLENGFGARPGRVTYTDRLGSSFNTAVADQYDMAALASRVDVLHLCGITLAMNDGVRGQMKQLAAEVKHAGGRVVFDCNYRPALWGEEGYAKARPHYEELLTLADLVLMNEKDALYILGTEAAGYDRITQLKQAVPAVAERFGIRAAAGTHREINADNTHSLTGYIYRQGAFAFSPKLTFPVYDRIGAGDAFASAVIHGELQDYPQQQTVDMAAAAAMLAHTIPGDTALFTESEVLRALDGHTSDVER
- a CDS encoding GntR family transcriptional regulator translates to MSLKRKQGPLYQQIQKILKDRILHGVYPLGSIIPSEPQLEKEFGVSKMTVRGAVQELAQEGYVQKKSGVGTIVMRNTAYQKLSKGKRFTELLVEAGHKLEKKLLASQRLANEAGSEEYSRYGPYCQRIERLYILDGQPYIHLVHFLTAAALPGGGTAEMGADIQSLYDSLEENDIVLENFRDRFFVEPAPPEVCLLLNLPPGAYVLKRLRNSYDAEGRLIEHSIGCYNTELHHYLVSYDT